Proteins encoded within one genomic window of Streptomyces profundus:
- a CDS encoding carbohydrate ABC transporter permease has translation MTLATPPPTSRRSRRSRLAPLLLAAPFALLLTGTVLVPIGYALYLSLFTERLSGLGFDGPSDVFVWFANYADVLGDENFRDSVGNVARYALLHVPLMLGGALVLALLLDGATVRLRQLWSLAVFLPYAVPGVIAGLIWAYLYSPGIGPLNDLLPFDPLGSDGVLPSIVNMATWQWLGYNMIIFYTALRTVPRDVLEASTVDGAGPIRTALAVKVPMIRPTVFVALVFTVIGSLQLFTEPLVLRSFSSSVTSTWTPSLYVYEAAFISNDYGRAAAASLLLAVACALLSALVMRLSTRRSR, from the coding sequence ATGACTCTCGCCACCCCACCGCCGACCAGCCGAAGAAGCCGCCGCTCCCGGCTGGCCCCGCTGCTGCTCGCCGCCCCCTTCGCGCTGCTGCTCACCGGCACCGTGCTCGTGCCCATCGGCTACGCCCTCTATCTGAGCCTCTTCACCGAACGCCTCTCCGGGCTCGGCTTCGACGGGCCCAGCGACGTCTTCGTCTGGTTCGCCAACTACGCCGACGTCCTCGGCGACGAGAACTTCCGCGACAGCGTCGGCAACGTCGCCCGCTACGCCCTGCTGCACGTGCCGCTGATGCTGGGCGGCGCCCTGGTCCTGGCGCTGCTGCTCGACGGGGCCACCGTGCGGCTGCGGCAGCTGTGGTCGCTCGCCGTCTTCCTGCCCTACGCCGTGCCCGGCGTGATCGCCGGCCTCATCTGGGCCTACCTCTACAGCCCCGGCATCGGCCCGCTCAACGACCTGCTGCCCTTCGACCCGCTGGGCAGCGACGGGGTGCTGCCGTCCATCGTCAACATGGCCACCTGGCAGTGGCTGGGCTACAACATGATCATTTTCTATACCGCGTTGCGCACCGTGCCCCGTGACGTGCTGGAGGCGTCCACCGTCGACGGCGCGGGCCCGATCCGCACCGCGCTGGCCGTCAAGGTGCCGATGATCCGTCCCACCGTCTTCGTCGCCCTGGTCTTCACCGTCATCGGCTCGCTCCAACTCTTCACCGAGCCCCTGGTGTTGCGCTCCTTCAGCTCCTCCGTCACCAGCACCTGGACCCCCAGCCTCTATGTCTACGAGGCCGCGTTCATCAGCAACGACTACGGCCGGGCCGCGGCGGCCTCCCTGCTGCTCGCCGTCGCCTGCGCCCTGCTCTCGGCGCTGGTGATGCGCCTGTCCACCCGGAGGTCCCGATGA
- a CDS encoding ABC transporter substrate-binding protein — protein sequence MAPHTGWSRRAMLRSAAGAAAFAAGGAGLAGCASSTTASGATRVTLWSWMTGMDQYVAAFNTAQDEVHVELSVIAAGLSGGYAQQTNAIKAHNAPDILHVEYQGLIQILATGGLREITEDVADLSDGYSPAAWRAVRPDGRTWAVPMDMAPMALYYRKDLFDEHGLEVPRDWPEFAAVAERVRQTEPAARLTTFPLNDGSFFAGMAWGAGDPWWRVEGDTWVVDVAGAGTLRTAGYWQDLLDADLVGGGGTGTQDWIASIHQGRLWGYLGASWGVGTLRKSIPDDAGRWAVATMPTWPEGPPANGMQGGTAFGISAESDVPEAALTFLRWLSTDPEVPRIGATFTSPFPAYLPNRDVARQIAPDDYFLGDPVYDVLDEADARVPEWTWGPNALGLFSSVADALGGVSSGATTLPDAVHSVQRTAVSTMRDRGLAVREGSAG from the coding sequence ATGGCTCCGCACACCGGGTGGTCCCGTCGTGCGATGTTGCGTTCGGCGGCCGGGGCCGCCGCGTTCGCCGCCGGGGGCGCAGGGCTCGCCGGCTGCGCGTCCTCGACCACCGCGTCCGGGGCGACCCGGGTGACCCTGTGGTCGTGGATGACGGGCATGGACCAGTACGTCGCCGCGTTCAACACGGCCCAGGACGAGGTCCATGTCGAGCTCAGCGTGATCGCCGCCGGACTCTCCGGCGGCTACGCCCAGCAGACCAACGCCATCAAGGCGCACAACGCGCCCGACATCCTGCACGTCGAGTACCAGGGCCTGATCCAGATCCTGGCCACCGGCGGACTGCGCGAGATCACCGAGGACGTCGCCGACCTGTCCGACGGCTACTCGCCCGCGGCCTGGCGCGCGGTGCGCCCCGACGGCCGCACCTGGGCCGTGCCCATGGACATGGCGCCCATGGCCCTCTACTACCGCAAGGACCTCTTCGACGAGCACGGCCTCGAAGTCCCGCGCGACTGGCCCGAGTTCGCCGCCGTGGCCGAGCGGGTGCGGCAGACGGAACCGGCCGCCAGGCTCACCACCTTCCCGCTCAACGACGGCTCGTTCTTCGCCGGCATGGCCTGGGGCGCCGGCGACCCCTGGTGGCGCGTCGAGGGCGACACCTGGGTGGTCGACGTCGCGGGCGCCGGCACCCTGCGCACCGCCGGCTACTGGCAGGACCTCCTCGACGCCGACCTCGTCGGCGGGGGCGGCACCGGCACCCAGGACTGGATCGCCTCCATCCACCAGGGCCGGCTCTGGGGCTATCTGGGCGCCTCCTGGGGCGTGGGCACGCTCAGGAAGTCCATACCCGACGACGCCGGACGCTGGGCCGTCGCCACCATGCCCACCTGGCCCGAAGGCCCCCCGGCCAACGGGATGCAGGGCGGGACCGCCTTCGGGATATCCGCCGAGAGCGACGTCCCCGAGGCCGCGCTGACCTTCCTGCGCTGGCTCTCCACCGACCCCGAGGTCCCCCGGATCGGCGCCACGTTCACCTCCCCCTTCCCCGCCTACCTGCCCAACCGGGACGTCGCCCGCCAGATCGCCCCGGACGACTACTTCCTGGGCGACCCGGTCTACGACGTGCTCGACGAGGCCGACGCCCGCGTCCCCGAGTGGACCTGGGGCCCCAACGCGCTGGGCCTCTTCTCCTCCGTCGCCGACGCCCTGGGCGGCGTCTCGTCCGGCGCCACCACCCTCCCCGACGCCGTCCACTCCGTGCAGCGCACCGCCGTGTCCACCATGCGCGACCGCGGCCTGGCCGTCCGGGAGGGGAGCGCCGGATGA
- a CDS encoding substrate-binding domain-containing protein, which translates to MFLPSERQERILAAVRQRGTVRLSALVEQLDVSAVTVRRDVTALADRGLLRRVHGGVTLSHRSGREPEQQRSTFGATAAGILLGMVVPSAEYYWPQVIQGAQTAVNAADGRLVMRVSSYEPGEDRRQITALLERGVRTLLVAPVVTGAYGLDLLRWLAARPVPVVLVERQPPPELPTLALDAATTSHAIGAGLAVRHLVTLGHSRIALILSRQSPTSRALRQGWTETMTELGLPHPRSQQFEVAIYGTPGWATAYDAVLRHCLEMGATALLVHSDREAIGMVERARDLGIAVPGELAVVSYDDEVAATSDPPLTAVRPQKHRLGQLAAELALARATEVGRRPVHRVQLWPTLEVRESCGGEPD; encoded by the coding sequence GTGTTCCTACCGTCCGAACGTCAGGAACGCATCCTGGCCGCCGTTCGACAGCGCGGCACGGTGCGACTGAGCGCGCTGGTCGAGCAGTTGGACGTCTCGGCGGTCACCGTGCGGCGGGACGTCACCGCCCTCGCCGACCGGGGCCTGCTGCGCCGGGTGCACGGCGGCGTCACCCTCTCCCACCGCTCGGGCCGCGAGCCCGAACAGCAGCGCAGCACCTTCGGCGCGACGGCGGCCGGCATCCTGCTCGGGATGGTCGTCCCGTCCGCCGAGTACTACTGGCCCCAGGTCATCCAGGGGGCCCAGACCGCGGTCAACGCGGCCGACGGACGGCTGGTGATGCGGGTCTCCAGCTACGAACCCGGCGAGGACCGCCGGCAGATCACCGCCCTGCTGGAACGCGGCGTCCGCACCCTGCTGGTGGCCCCCGTGGTCACCGGCGCCTACGGCCTCGACCTGCTGCGCTGGCTCGCCGCCCGCCCCGTCCCCGTGGTCCTGGTGGAACGTCAACCCCCGCCGGAACTCCCGACGTTGGCGCTGGACGCCGCCACCACCTCGCATGCCATCGGCGCGGGGCTCGCCGTGCGCCACCTGGTGACGCTCGGCCACTCCCGCATCGCGCTGATCCTCTCCCGGCAGTCCCCCACCAGCCGGGCGCTGCGCCAGGGCTGGACGGAGACCATGACCGAGCTGGGCCTGCCGCACCCGCGGAGCCAGCAGTTCGAGGTCGCCATCTACGGCACCCCGGGATGGGCCACCGCCTATGACGCGGTGCTGCGCCACTGCCTGGAGATGGGCGCGACCGCGCTGCTGGTGCACTCCGACCGGGAGGCGATCGGCATGGTGGAGCGCGCCAGGGACCTGGGCATCGCGGTGCCGGGCGAACTGGCGGTCGTCTCCTACGACGACGAGGTCGCCGCCACCTCCGACCCGCCGCTGACCGCGGTCCGCCCGCAGAAACACCGACTCGGCCAGCTGGCCGCCGAGTTGGCGCTGGCCCGGGCCACCGAGGTCGGCCGGCGCCCGGTGCACCGGGTGCAGCTCTGGCCGACCCTTGAGGTCCGCGAGTCCTGCGGCGGCGAGCCGGACTGA